A stretch of the bacterium SCSIO 12827 genome encodes the following:
- a CDS encoding 6-carboxytetrahydropterin synthase, producing MTVYHGFSFESARRLPRLPDSHMCSRLHGNTFLLRVAVTGPVRESEGWVIDFAEVAARVEPVLAEIDHHYLNEVPGLENPTTENIAVWLWDRIATHLQGLSEIEIRENATTGCVYRGA from the coding sequence ATGACCGTCTACCACGGCTTTTCCTTTGAAAGTGCCCGCCGCCTGCCGCGCTTGCCGGACAGCCATATGTGCTCCCGTCTGCACGGTAATACCTTCCTGCTGCGTGTCGCCGTGACCGGCCCGGTCCGCGAATCGGAAGGCTGGGTCATTGATTTCGCCGAGGTCGCGGCCCGCGTCGAACCCGTTCTGGCGGAAATCGACCACCATTATCTGAACGAGGTTCCAGGCCTGGAAAACCCCACCACGGAAAACATCGCCGTCTGGCTATGGGATCGAATTGCGACTCATCTTCAAGGACTTAGCGAGATCGAGATCCGTGAGAACGCCACCACCGGCTGTGTCTACCGAGGCGCCTGA
- the queF gene encoding NADPH-dependent 7-cyano-7-deazaguanine reductase QueF: MAKTTETTLTQLGAASTIPDSPETATLECAANPHPKTPYLIRFTCPEFTSLCPVTGQPDFAHLVIDYVPGRKIVESKSLKLYLASFRNHAGFHEKCTLDIAAKIKKAAAPKWLRIGGYWYPRGGIPIDVFHQTGEPPKGLWIPDQGVAGYRGRG; encoded by the coding sequence ATGGCGAAGACGACGGAAACCACCCTGACCCAACTGGGCGCGGCCTCGACGATCCCGGACAGCCCCGAGACGGCGACCTTGGAATGCGCCGCCAACCCGCACCCCAAGACGCCCTATCTGATCCGTTTCACCTGCCCGGAATTCACGTCGCTCTGTCCCGTCACCGGCCAGCCCGATTTCGCGCACTTGGTCATCGACTATGTACCGGGCCGCAAGATCGTCGAGAGCAAGTCGCTGAAACTCTACCTGGCCAGCTTCCGCAATCACGCCGGCTTTCACGAGAAATGCACCCTGGATATCGCCGCCAAGATCAAGAAGGCGGCGGCGCCCAAATGGCTGCGCATCGGCGGCTATTGGTACCCGCGCGGCGGCATCCCCATCGACGTTTTCCACCAGACGGGTGAGCCGCCCAAAGGCCTGTGGATTCCGGATCAGGGCGTGGCAGGGTATCGCGGGCGCGGCTAG